In one Thermococcus sp. 2319x1 genomic region, the following are encoded:
- a CDS encoding AMP phosphorylase, whose protein sequence is MRAKVKILDVETGRFMVVINEEDAKKAKLHPEDLIKIETAKRTIYGEVVISNMVQPGEIGVTKDTMSFYAFSEGEIVNVVPAGTPESVRYIKKKMDGQKLKKVEIEAIVKDIVDRKLRDIEISSFVTALEINGLDMDEIAWLTMAMAETGDMLDIDRKPIMDVHSIGGVPGNKTNVLVVPIVAAAGLTIPKTSSRAITSAAGTADVVEVLAPVTHSLDEIKRIVEKIGACLVWGGALNLAPADDLTIKAERALSIDPRGLMLASIMSKKYAIGSQYVLIDIPTGEGVKVETIEEARSLAKDFIELGKRLGQYVEIAITYGGQPIGHTVGPALEAKEALETIMTGKGPGSLVEKATGLAGILLEMGGVAPAGMGKKMAKEILESGKAYEKLKEIIAEQGGDPNIKPEDIPIGDKTYTFVAQTSGYVTRIDNKAITTIARAAGAPEDKGAGILLHVKVGEKVKEGDPLFTIHAESEVRLDQAIIQARRMEPIRIEGMVLQRIGNI, encoded by the coding sequence ATGAGGGCAAAAGTGAAGATTCTGGATGTGGAGACCGGGAGATTCATGGTAGTAATCAACGAGGAAGATGCTAAGAAAGCAAAGCTTCATCCGGAGGATCTAATTAAGATAGAAACCGCAAAAAGAACGATATACGGAGAGGTGGTTATAAGCAACATGGTCCAGCCGGGAGAAATAGGAGTTACAAAAGACACGATGTCCTTTTATGCCTTCTCTGAAGGAGAAATTGTAAACGTAGTCCCTGCAGGAACTCCGGAAAGCGTGAGATATATTAAGAAGAAGATGGACGGTCAAAAGCTTAAGAAGGTTGAAATAGAGGCTATTGTTAAAGACATCGTCGACAGAAAACTTAGGGACATAGAAATAAGTTCTTTTGTGACTGCTCTCGAGATAAACGGGCTTGATATGGACGAGATTGCGTGGCTTACAATGGCAATGGCAGAGACTGGAGATATGTTAGATATAGATAGAAAGCCGATTATGGATGTCCACAGCATAGGTGGAGTTCCCGGAAACAAGACAAACGTGCTTGTAGTGCCGATAGTTGCCGCAGCCGGCTTAACAATTCCCAAAACTTCTTCAAGGGCAATAACAAGTGCCGCCGGAACTGCTGATGTGGTGGAAGTTCTCGCTCCGGTGACTCACTCATTGGACGAGATAAAGAGGATCGTGGAAAAAATTGGTGCTTGTCTGGTCTGGGGTGGGGCCCTTAACTTGGCCCCCGCCGATGACCTAACAATTAAAGCCGAAAGGGCCTTAAGCATTGACCCAAGGGGGCTTATGCTTGCGAGCATAATGTCGAAGAAGTACGCCATAGGTTCTCAATACGTTCTCATAGACATACCAACGGGAGAGGGAGTGAAGGTTGAGACCATAGAAGAGGCAAGGTCTCTGGCAAAAGACTTCATAGAGCTGGGAAAGAGACTCGGTCAATATGTGGAAATAGCGATTACTTATGGAGGCCAGCCCATAGGACACACAGTTGGCCCTGCGCTTGAGGCTAAAGAGGCCTTAGAGACCATAATGACAGGCAAAGGCCCGGGGAGTCTGGTGGAGAAGGCCACGGGCTTAGCGGGGATTCTGCTTGAGATGGGTGGAGTAGCGCCGGCAGGAATGGGCAAAAAGATGGCAAAAGAAATCCTCGAGAGCGGAAAAGCTTACGAAAAGCTAAAGGAGATAATAGCCGAGCAGGGTGGAGATCCAAATATAAAGCCGGAAGATATTCCAATAGGCGACAAAACCTACACCTTTGTAGCTCAAACCTCTGGATATGTAACAAGGATCGACAACAAGGCAATAACGACAATAGCAAGAGCCGCTGGAGCTCCGGAAGACAAAGGTGCCGGAATTCTGCTCCACGTCAAAGTTGGGGAGAAAGTGAAGGAAGGGGATCCCCTCTTTACGATACATGCAGAAAGCGAAGTTAGGCTCGACCAGGCAATAATCCAAGCAAGGAGAATGGAGCCGATAAGGATAGAAGGAATGGTGCTCCAGAGAATCGGAAACATCTAA
- a CDS encoding M55 family metallopeptidase, with translation MKAFISVDLEGMPFVVSLEHLVEKGALYNEARKIATEITLTAADALHRAGFEEIIIADSHGPMVNLLPEELPDYAYLVRGYPRPMAMIAGAEGCDVALFLGYHAKAGTAYGIFDHTYSGASVGKLELNGIEVSEFLLNGYAVGHYDIPVILVGGDKKLLEDDVEKFTPWAERVVFKEAFSRYSAISPSMKKIKRNLEEAVLRAVEKYKNGETKPLKLDYPVRVRLTYNNSGMADVGELLPGARRIDGKTVEFEARDIIEAYKVFQLLVFAATGVTSLLRR, from the coding sequence ATGAAGGCCTTTATTTCCGTCGATTTGGAAGGTATGCCTTTCGTTGTAAGTTTGGAGCACTTGGTAGAGAAGGGTGCTCTCTATAATGAAGCCCGAAAAATAGCCACAGAAATAACTTTAACCGCTGCAGATGCCCTTCACAGAGCTGGTTTTGAGGAGATAATAATAGCCGACAGCCACGGCCCGATGGTAAACCTCCTCCCGGAGGAGCTCCCCGATTATGCTTACCTCGTCAGAGGATATCCAAGGCCGATGGCCATGATTGCCGGAGCAGAGGGATGTGATGTTGCACTGTTTTTGGGCTACCACGCAAAGGCCGGAACGGCATATGGTATCTTTGACCACACCTACAGCGGTGCAAGCGTTGGTAAGCTTGAGCTAAACGGCATTGAGGTCAGCGAATTCCTTCTCAACGGATACGCGGTTGGTCACTATGATATTCCCGTAATCCTTGTTGGAGGAGACAAGAAACTTCTTGAAGACGACGTGGAGAAATTCACACCATGGGCTGAGAGAGTGGTATTTAAGGAGGCGTTCTCAAGGTATTCCGCCATAAGTCCAAGCATGAAGAAAATTAAAAGGAATCTTGAAGAGGCAGTCCTTAGGGCCGTTGAAAAATACAAAAACGGAGAAACGAAGCCCCTAAAACTTGACTATCCCGTTAGGGTGAGGCTCACCTACAACAACAGCGGCATGGCAGATGTAGGAGAGCTTCTACCGGGGGCAAGAAGGATAGATGGAAAAACGGTGGAGTTTGAAGCAAGGGACATCATCGAGGCATACAAGGTATTCCAATTGTTAGTGTTTGCCGCCACGGGAGTTACCTCACTCTTGAGACGTTAA
- a CDS encoding geranylgeranylglyceryl/heptaprenylglyceryl phosphate synthase, with protein MLRIGKVESYIHEKLEKEKLHFVLLDPDDVSPETAGELAKISEELGVDAIMVGGSTGAEGEILDEVVKSIKESSSLPVILFPGSHGGISKYADAIFFMSLLNSRNPFFITGAQALGAFTVKRYGIEPIPMAYLIVEPGETVGWVSDSKPIPRHKPKIAAAYALAGQYMGMRLVYLEAGSGAPEHVPNEMIKAVKAVIEVPLIVGGGIRSYEDAREVARSGADIIVTGTAIEKAGSLEEARKRLERIIRGVKEIKP; from the coding sequence ATGCTGAGGATAGGAAAAGTTGAATCTTACATTCACGAGAAGCTCGAGAAAGAAAAACTTCACTTTGTTCTCCTAGACCCAGATGATGTTTCTCCCGAAACTGCCGGAGAGCTTGCTAAAATAAGCGAAGAACTTGGCGTGGATGCAATAATGGTTGGGGGTTCAACCGGGGCAGAGGGAGAAATTCTTGATGAGGTCGTTAAGTCGATAAAGGAGAGCTCCAGCTTACCTGTGATACTCTTTCCGGGTTCACATGGCGGAATAAGCAAATACGCGGATGCCATATTCTTTATGAGCCTTCTAAATTCGCGAAATCCTTTTTTCATTACCGGAGCCCAGGCGCTTGGAGCTTTTACGGTAAAACGCTATGGAATTGAGCCGATACCGATGGCATATCTCATCGTTGAGCCGGGTGAAACAGTTGGATGGGTAAGTGATTCCAAGCCGATTCCAAGGCACAAACCAAAGATAGCCGCCGCTTATGCATTAGCTGGCCAGTATATGGGGATGAGACTTGTTTACCTTGAAGCGGGAAGCGGTGCTCCAGAGCATGTGCCGAATGAGATGATTAAAGCCGTCAAAGCTGTCATTGAAGTTCCTCTCATCGTTGGAGGGGGCATAAGGAGCTACGAAGATGCAAGAGAGGTTGCCCGGAGCGGTGCGGACATAATCGTTACTGGCACAGCGATAGAGAAAGCGGGCTCTCTGGAAGAGGCAAGGAAAAGACTTGAAAGAATAATCAGGGGAGTTAAAGAAATTAAACCGTGA
- a CDS encoding DNA-3-methyladenine glycosylase encodes MVEVIDLKKVAHEMIKNGTWKFENGVFKQALENGVVGFDGENFYFPEYFSQKERKDAKRKLEFILGLDIDLEKFYSEIEDSNFSFLIEEFYGLTIPRAPNKYQALVEVIAQQQVSFEFAMRTINNLVKLAGRKVGDLYLFPKPEDILNLSDEELKETKLGYRTAYIKSLTEEYVKGNLSLDLEKLNEEEAIKYLTKFRGIGKWSAELFLAYGLGKNTYPAGDLGLRRGIAKIFNLNPREVKERDVREIIEPYGKWKSLLAFYILCYDRKTEMMKNANRNKGRRKKI; translated from the coding sequence ATGGTTGAAGTGATCGACCTCAAGAAGGTAGCCCACGAGATGATAAAAAACGGCACCTGGAAGTTTGAGAATGGAGTCTTCAAACAAGCGCTAGAGAATGGTGTAGTTGGTTTTGACGGAGAGAACTTCTATTTTCCAGAATATTTTTCACAAAAAGAGCGAAAAGATGCCAAAAGGAAGCTTGAATTCATTCTTGGCTTGGATATTGACCTTGAGAAGTTTTATTCAGAGATAGAGGACTCAAACTTTTCGTTCTTAATTGAGGAGTTTTATGGGTTAACCATACCAAGGGCACCGAACAAATATCAGGCCCTCGTGGAGGTAATAGCCCAGCAGCAGGTGAGCTTTGAATTTGCCATGAGAACAATTAACAACCTTGTAAAGCTCGCGGGGAGAAAGGTTGGAGACCTTTACCTCTTCCCAAAGCCGGAGGACATCTTAAACCTAAGTGACGAAGAGCTCAAAGAGACCAAGCTCGGCTATAGGACAGCTTACATAAAATCCCTTACAGAAGAGTACGTCAAGGGGAACTTAAGCTTGGATCTTGAGAAGCTCAACGAGGAGGAGGCGATAAAATACCTCACAAAATTCAGGGGCATTGGAAAATGGAGTGCCGAGCTCTTCTTGGCCTATGGCCTTGGGAAGAACACATATCCTGCGGGAGATTTGGGACTGAGGAGGGGAATAGCGAAGATATTTAATCTGAACCCCAGAGAGGTAAAAGAGAGGGATGTGAGAGAAATCATCGAGCCGTATGGAAAATGGAAGTCCCTGCTTGCTTTTTATATTCTCTGCTATGACAGGAAGACCGAGATGATGAAAAATGCCAATAGAAATAAAGGTAGAAGGAAAAAGATTTAG
- a CDS encoding DUF2095 family protein, translating into MVDKKKKRPIDEFPWQEYDKEEFEKKYPHLAKELEEEPGLVIEGYRVEEEEEEELMDFSGYNPTVIDFIRRCETDEEALEIINWMEEHGEITPELAKELRIKLVKEGVRSFGTKKEWGWYERHRKR; encoded by the coding sequence ATGGTGGACAAAAAGAAAAAGCGTCCTATTGATGAATTTCCTTGGCAGGAATATGATAAGGAAGAATTTGAGAAAAAATACCCCCACTTAGCTAAAGAACTTGAAGAAGAGCCCGGTCTTGTTATCGAAGGCTATAGAGTGGAAGAGGAAGAAGAGGAAGAATTGATGGATTTTTCCGGGTACAATCCTACGGTTATTGACTTCATAAGAAGATGCGAGACCGATGAGGAGGCATTGGAAATTATCAACTGGATGGAGGAGCACGGCGAGATAACTCCTGAATTGGCCAAAGAACTCAGGATAAAGCTTGTGAAAGAAGGGGTAAGAAGCTTTGGAACCAAAAAAGAGTGGGGATGGTACGAGAGGCATAGAAAACGTTAG
- the minD gene encoding cell division ATPase MinD translates to MHRLQISYIEVKEGGIKLGRSIVFASGKGGTGKTTTLANVGVALAQFGKEVIVIDADITMANLSLILGMEDIPITLHDVLSGEAELKDAIYEGPAGVKVIPGGLSLEKIKKVKNPERLKELIREISSMADFVLIDAPAGLEMTSITALLIGKELILVTNPEISAITDSLKTKLVAEKLGTLPLGAVLNRVTNEKTELSREDIEAILEVPVLAVIPEDPEVKRASAYGIPLVIKNPMSPAAIAYKQLAAKLAGVKYKPPEPESPIKRVFKALFGGGKR, encoded by the coding sequence ATGCATCGATTACAAATTTCGTACATTGAAGTTAAAGAGGGGGGAATCAAATTGGGGAGGTCTATTGTTTTTGCCTCTGGAAAAGGTGGCACGGGTAAAACCACAACACTGGCGAACGTTGGTGTCGCTTTGGCACAGTTTGGAAAGGAGGTCATAGTTATAGACGCAGATATTACAATGGCAAATCTGAGCTTAATCCTCGGTATGGAGGATATTCCAATAACCCTCCACGACGTTCTCTCGGGAGAAGCAGAGCTCAAGGACGCCATCTACGAAGGACCAGCGGGTGTTAAAGTTATTCCCGGTGGACTAAGCCTTGAAAAAATAAAGAAGGTAAAGAATCCAGAGAGATTAAAAGAGCTCATAAGGGAGATCTCATCAATGGCGGATTTTGTTTTAATCGATGCTCCTGCTGGTCTTGAGATGACCTCAATCACCGCTCTGCTCATAGGAAAGGAACTCATTTTGGTAACAAACCCGGAGATTTCCGCAATTACAGACTCCCTTAAAACGAAACTTGTAGCAGAAAAGCTTGGAACCCTTCCACTGGGGGCTGTACTGAACAGGGTAACAAACGAAAAAACAGAACTGAGCAGAGAGGATATTGAAGCCATCTTAGAAGTCCCGGTACTTGCTGTAATACCCGAAGACCCGGAAGTGAAGAGGGCAAGTGCTTATGGAATTCCATTAGTTATCAAAAATCCAATGTCTCCTGCAGCAATAGCCTATAAGCAGCTCGCCGCAAAGCTTGCGGGAGTTAAATACAAGCCTCCAGAACCAGAGAGCCCAATAAAGAGAGTTTTCAAAGCCTTATTTGGAGGGGGTAAAAGATGA
- a CDS encoding slipin family protein — MAFEWIVYVIVLVFILVFLASAIRIVKEYERAVIFRLGRVVGARGPGLFFIIPVFEKAVIVDLRTQVLDVPVQETITKDNVPVRVNAVVYFRVVDPVKAVTQVKNFIMATSQISQTTLRSVIGQAHLDELLSEREKLNRELQRIIDEATDPWGIKVTAVEIKDVELPAGMQRAMARQAEAERERRARITLAEAERQAAEKLREAAEIISEHPMALQLRTLQTISDVAGDKSNVIVLTLPMEMLKLFKSLSDTAEVAKKKLEGQNE, encoded by the coding sequence ATGGCCTTTGAGTGGATTGTGTATGTTATTGTTTTGGTTTTTATTTTGGTGTTTTTGGCCTCGGCCATAAGGATAGTGAAGGAATACGAGAGGGCAGTGATCTTCAGGCTTGGTAGGGTTGTCGGAGCCAGAGGACCGGGATTGTTCTTCATAATCCCAGTATTCGAAAAGGCCGTGATAGTTGATTTGAGAACTCAGGTTTTAGACGTTCCAGTTCAAGAAACAATAACAAAGGACAACGTGCCTGTCAGGGTTAATGCCGTTGTTTACTTTAGAGTGGTCGACCCGGTAAAAGCCGTTACTCAGGTTAAGAACTTTATCATGGCAACCTCTCAGATTTCCCAGACAACTCTGAGAAGTGTAATTGGTCAAGCGCACTTGGATGAGCTTCTTAGCGAGAGGGAAAAGCTCAACAGAGAACTGCAGAGGATAATTGATGAAGCCACCGATCCGTGGGGAATAAAAGTTACAGCTGTGGAGATTAAGGACGTTGAGCTTCCGGCTGGAATGCAGAGGGCAATGGCAAGACAAGCAGAAGCAGAGAGAGAAAGGAGAGCAAGAATTACACTTGCTGAGGCAGAAAGACAGGCTGCAGAAAAGCTTAGAGAAGCTGCAGAAATTATCTCCGAGCACCCAATGGCACTCCAGCTCAGGACTTTGCAGACAATAAGCGACGTAGCAGGAGACAAGAGCAATGTTATAGTTCTAACACTTCCGATGGAGATGTTGAAGCTATTCAAGAGCCTCTCTGATACAGCTGAAGTCGCAAAGAAAAAGTTAGAGGGGCAAAATGAGTAG
- a CDS encoding nodulation protein NfeD, producing the protein MRKIILISLLLLIFLVPALAEAKTVYVAQIKGEITSYTYDQFDRYISEAEKANANAIIILLDTPGGRADAMQNIIERIKSADVPVITYVYPPGAMAASAGTYIALGSHLIAMAPGTSIGACRPILGYSQNGSIIEAPPKVVNFYVSYIKSLAKASGRNETVAEKFITEDLAIDSEEALKYGVIEVIANDVDELLEKADGMKTKVPVRGEYVTLDLKGAEIRYLEPSLKDRVITYITDPAVAYVLLTLGIWALVLGFLSPGWHVPETAGAIMIVLAIIGLGYFGYRSAGLLLIILAVIFFIAEALTPTFGLFTVAGFITFVLGSIMLFSGGGGVDYLVSREVYSQIRLIIITIGALLSLFFAFGMAAVIRAHRRKAQTGKEEMIGLSGEVVEPLVPEGMIKVRGELWRARSRDGETINVGEEVKVVGMDGLKLIVVREKEKKLEKENINEVK; encoded by the coding sequence ATGAGAAAAATCATTCTTATCTCTCTGCTTCTGCTCATATTCTTGGTCCCAGCGTTAGCTGAAGCAAAAACCGTTTATGTTGCCCAAATAAAAGGTGAGATAACTTCCTACACCTACGACCAGTTCGACAGGTATATAAGCGAGGCAGAGAAGGCAAACGCAAATGCAATAATAATTCTCCTTGACACTCCCGGCGGTAGAGCTGATGCTATGCAAAACATAATCGAGAGGATAAAATCCGCCGATGTTCCCGTTATAACCTACGTTTATCCACCTGGAGCTATGGCGGCCTCCGCTGGAACATATATTGCCTTGGGTTCACATTTAATAGCCATGGCACCCGGAACAAGCATCGGTGCATGCAGACCTATTTTAGGTTATTCTCAAAATGGAAGCATTATAGAGGCCCCCCCAAAGGTCGTTAACTTCTACGTCTCCTACATAAAAAGCCTTGCAAAGGCCAGTGGAAGAAATGAGACAGTTGCAGAAAAGTTCATAACAGAGGATTTGGCCATAGATTCCGAAGAAGCCCTAAAGTATGGAGTGATTGAGGTTATTGCAAACGATGTAGATGAACTCTTGGAAAAAGCGGATGGCATGAAAACTAAAGTTCCCGTAAGGGGAGAGTACGTAACTTTAGATCTTAAAGGAGCCGAGATTAGGTATTTAGAACCGAGTTTAAAGGATAGGGTGATAACCTACATAACCGATCCAGCGGTTGCTTACGTTCTCTTAACACTCGGCATATGGGCTCTTGTTTTAGGCTTTCTGAGTCCGGGGTGGCACGTTCCAGAAACGGCTGGAGCAATAATGATTGTCCTAGCCATAATAGGTCTTGGATACTTCGGCTACAGAAGCGCTGGTTTGCTGCTTATAATCCTTGCAGTTATATTCTTCATAGCAGAGGCATTAACACCCACGTTCGGTCTCTTTACCGTTGCTGGCTTTATAACGTTTGTTTTGGGTAGCATAATGCTCTTCAGCGGGGGTGGAGGAGTGGACTATCTGGTTTCAAGGGAAGTTTATTCCCAGATTAGATTGATAATAATAACAATCGGCGCACTGCTTTCCTTGTTTTTCGCCTTTGGAATGGCTGCAGTGATAAGGGCTCATAGAAGAAAAGCACAAACAGGGAAGGAAGAGATGATAGGCCTTTCAGGGGAAGTGGTGGAACCTTTAGTTCCAGAAGGGATGATAAAAGTGAGAGGAGAGCTTTGGAGGGCAAGAAGCAGAGATGGTGAAACAATAAATGTTGGGGAGGAAGTTAAGGTTGTTGGGATGGATGGGCTCAAACTTATCGTGGTTAGGGAAAAAGAAAAAAAGCTTGAAAAGGAAAATATTAATGAGGTGAAGTAG
- a CDS encoding DEAD/DEAH box helicase → MLGIFEGLKSEIIAIKEFKPKRGKYGSFEFKNPEVNKLVEEMGFKLYKHQVDALKALYSGENIVVTTPTASGKSEIFRLAIFDNYLSNPQDTYLLIYPTRALINNQYEKFSIENFHFFQLTGKIVSARILTGDVEWSERRRLIKEKPRVVFTTPDMLHYNILRNRKDYEWLLRNVRYLVVDELHIYRGVFGTNAAYVFKRLLKALERYGRRLQIIALSATLRNPKEFAEIFFGKPFESITKPANPFPKRYLVMFEPRRLNEMQLLRAIVEKLAEKGIKTLVFFDSRKGTEKLMRFLLTSPAVYRTTTYKGTLPKNIRWEIERDFKEGKLLVLLTTNALELGIDIGDLDAVVNYGIPPDGLFSLIQRFGRAGRKREREAINAIVLRKNGLDYYYKEHVEELVEKLEKGIIEYMPINLKNRLVVKKHLHYLLSELKILDWDELNEFEKEIAMDLVDEKKAKLYDNPITGKREIRILRPAFNYSSIRTASDESYFLILDEPWIRYKLLEKSSVRDLIRLTNWLKLRGYVIEEVDKPEYYRSLLPGMAYFSRGELYIAKDKLSLGKFHFIFASPLNKFWEVDTFPSKREEVEVLKIYDKKEYKGVEIYLGRLRVKHHYWGFAVKGKDTPLYLQELLKLKEEGILKGELYSPMLELKESTEVDEEWSILSWEKFAKVEFDEPFTWEFETDGIWLVFPEKIREIANEEFGEFFKIAMEKGYEDIALSLYERLDRKYLFPELLGATSHYLRNYIKESLKNSKIEDEELAFAVKKMVDSKDGIGSGLHAIEHNMIKIAPIFTYVDSRELGGYSYESFPTPPFVGKPVVFIYDGNEGGFGLAEILYENSEKLMEKSFEHLKKCECKDGCPLCVYSPKCGTFNEFLDKWQAIRVWEKLLSEDSTE, encoded by the coding sequence ATGTTGGGCATCTTTGAGGGATTAAAAAGCGAGATTATAGCAATCAAGGAGTTTAAGCCTAAGCGGGGTAAATACGGCTCTTTTGAGTTTAAAAACCCTGAAGTGAACAAGTTAGTTGAAGAAATGGGCTTTAAGCTTTACAAGCATCAGGTTGATGCCTTGAAAGCCCTCTATTCTGGTGAGAACATAGTGGTGACAACCCCAACCGCCTCCGGCAAAAGCGAAATTTTTAGACTGGCTATATTTGACAACTATCTCTCAAATCCCCAAGACACGTATCTCCTCATCTATCCAACGAGGGCATTAATAAACAACCAATACGAAAAGTTCAGCATTGAGAACTTCCACTTTTTCCAGCTTACAGGAAAAATTGTTAGTGCAAGAATTCTAACGGGCGATGTTGAGTGGAGCGAGAGGAGGAGGCTCATTAAAGAAAAGCCGAGGGTTGTTTTCACGACTCCGGATATGCTGCACTACAACATTCTAAGGAACAGAAAAGATTACGAGTGGCTTTTAAGAAACGTGAGGTACCTCGTAGTTGATGAACTTCACATTTACAGAGGTGTTTTCGGAACTAACGCCGCTTATGTTTTTAAACGGCTTCTCAAGGCGCTGGAGAGATATGGAAGGAGACTACAAATAATAGCCCTCTCAGCAACACTGAGGAATCCAAAAGAGTTTGCGGAAATCTTTTTTGGAAAGCCCTTTGAATCTATCACAAAACCTGCGAACCCCTTTCCAAAACGATACCTCGTGATGTTCGAGCCAAGAAGGCTCAATGAGATGCAGCTTTTAAGGGCAATCGTCGAAAAGCTGGCTGAGAAGGGAATTAAAACCCTTGTTTTCTTTGATTCGAGAAAGGGAACTGAAAAGCTTATGCGATTCCTCTTGACATCTCCAGCGGTTTACAGAACAACCACCTATAAAGGCACCCTTCCAAAGAATATCCGCTGGGAAATCGAGAGGGACTTTAAGGAGGGAAAACTTCTCGTGCTTTTAACAACAAACGCTCTGGAGCTTGGAATTGACATAGGCGACCTAGATGCCGTTGTAAACTATGGAATACCACCTGATGGGCTGTTCTCCCTTATCCAGCGCTTCGGAAGGGCAGGAAGAAAACGGGAAAGGGAAGCCATAAATGCAATCGTTTTAAGAAAAAACGGCCTAGACTATTACTATAAGGAGCACGTTGAGGAGCTGGTAGAAAAACTTGAGAAAGGGATAATCGAGTACATGCCCATAAACCTCAAAAACCGACTCGTTGTGAAAAAGCACCTCCACTACCTCTTGAGTGAGCTCAAGATTCTTGATTGGGACGAGCTGAACGAGTTTGAGAAGGAGATCGCCATGGACCTCGTGGATGAGAAAAAAGCAAAGCTCTACGATAATCCAATTACGGGTAAAAGGGAAATCCGCATCCTGAGGCCGGCTTTTAATTACTCCTCTATAAGAACGGCAAGCGATGAGAGCTACTTTTTGATTCTTGACGAGCCTTGGATAAGGTACAAACTTCTGGAAAAGTCCAGTGTAAGGGACTTAATCCGACTTACAAACTGGCTCAAGCTTAGGGGGTATGTAATAGAGGAAGTAGATAAGCCTGAATACTACAGGTCGCTCTTGCCGGGAATGGCGTATTTCTCAAGGGGAGAGCTTTATATTGCAAAGGACAAACTGAGCCTTGGAAAGTTTCATTTTATCTTCGCCTCTCCACTCAACAAGTTCTGGGAAGTTGATACGTTCCCCTCGAAGAGAGAAGAGGTAGAGGTTCTTAAGATCTATGACAAAAAGGAGTACAAGGGTGTGGAGATATATCTCGGTCGGTTGAGGGTAAAGCACCATTATTGGGGGTTTGCCGTCAAAGGAAAAGATACGCCTCTGTACCTTCAAGAGTTGTTGAAGCTCAAGGAAGAGGGGATTCTGAAGGGGGAGCTTTATTCTCCAATGCTGGAGCTCAAAGAGAGTACCGAGGTTGATGAGGAGTGGAGCATTCTTAGCTGGGAGAAGTTTGCGAAGGTTGAGTTTGATGAGCCTTTCACGTGGGAGTTTGAAACCGATGGAATCTGGCTTGTATTTCCAGAGAAGATTAGGGAGATTGCAAATGAGGAGTTTGGGGAGTTCTTTAAAATTGCTATGGAGAAGGGATATGAAGATATTGCCCTTAGTCTTTACGAGCGCTTGGACAGGAAGTATCTTTTTCCTGAACTTTTGGGAGCAACGAGTCACTACCTAAGAAACTACATCAAAGAGAGCCTAAAAAATTCAAAGATTGAAGATGAAGAGCTCGCTTTTGCAGTAAAGAAGATGGTGGACAGCAAAGATGGCATCGGGAGTGGGCTTCATGCAATAGAGCACAACATGATTAAAATCGCCCCAATTTTCACCTATGTGGACAGCAGGGAGCTCGGTGGTTATAGCTATGAAAGTTTTCCAACTCCTCCCTTTGTGGGCAAGCCCGTAGTGTTCATATACGATGGAAACGAAGGCGGCTTTGGACTGGCGGAAATTCTCTATGAAAACTCTGAAAAGCTCATGGAAAAGAGCTTCGAGCATCTGAAGAAGTGCGAGTGCAAAGATGGCTGCCCTCTGTGTGTTTATTCGCCAAAGTGCGGCACTTTTAACGAGTTTCTTGACAAATGGCAGGCTATAAGGGTTTGGGAAAAACTCCTTAGCGAAGATAGTACTGAATAA
- a CDS encoding DUF123 domain-containing protein encodes MKGSYLLVIYLERDVNIGTKAREFRLKKGYYIYVGSAMNSLEKRVARHFRKKKRLHWHIDFLLQKAQLLEAYLIPSEERLEEELSRILEKVFQGVEGFGASDVKVKTNLYYSATPPDGTMCNILNSRNLRWKRVKSSEGIMDWREENAEDRKS; translated from the coding sequence ATGAAGGGCTCCTATCTTCTTGTAATCTATTTGGAAAGAGATGTAAACATAGGAACAAAAGCCCGAGAGTTTCGTTTGAAGAAAGGGTATTACATTTACGTTGGCTCTGCGATGAACTCCCTCGAAAAAAGGGTTGCAAGACATTTCAGAAAGAAAAAACGTCTTCACTGGCATATTGACTTTCTTCTCCAAAAAGCACAGCTTTTGGAGGCTTATCTAATACCCAGCGAGGAAAGACTGGAGGAGGAACTTTCCCGCATTTTGGAAAAAGTTTTTCAGGGGGTTGAAGGTTTTGGGGCGAGTGATGTTAAAGTAAAAACAAATTTATACTACTCCGCAACTCCTCCAGATGGAACAATGTGTAACATCTTAAACTCAAGAAACCTTAGGTGGAAAAGAGTTAAAAGTTCCGAAGGGATTATGGATTGGAGGGAAGAGAATGCTGAGGATAGGAAAAGTTGA